The Variovorax sp. S12S4 genome includes the window TGATGACGTAGTTGAACACCATCGCGCCGGCGATGAGCATGCCGATGGAAATGCTCATTCGCGCACTGGAGAGCAGCGACTGGTACAGGTCGGCCCAGCGCATGCTGCGATAAAGCCCCACCGAAATGAGCAGCGCGTACGCGGCCGCAATGCCCGCCGCCTCGGTGGGCGTGGTCACGCCGCTGTACAGGCAGCCCAGCAGGATGACCGGCAACATGAGGGCCGGCAGCGCCTCGCGCGTGATGCGGGGCATTTCGCGCAGCGGCACCCTCGGCTCGACCGGAAAGCGGCGCCGGCGCGCCAGCACGTAGATGAGGCCCATCTGCACCACGCCCAGCAGCAGGCCCGGCAGCACGCCGGCAATGAACAGGTAGCCGATCGAAGTTCCCGACACCAGCGCATACAGCACCAGGGGAATGGAAGGCGGCAGGATCGGCCCGATCACGGACGACACGGCGCTCAACGCCGCGGCAAAGCCCGGCGTGTACTTGCCGTCCTTGGTCATCATCTCCTGCATCAGCTTGCCCGAGCCGGCCGCGTCGGCCAGCGCCGAGCCCGACATGGTGGCGAACACGATGCTCTGCAGCACGTTCACCTGCGCCAGGCCGCCCGGAAAGCGGCCCACGATGGCGTTGCAGAAGCGCAGCAGCCGGTCCAGGATGCTGCCCGAGCTCATGATGGTGGCCGCAAGGATGAACAGAGGAATGGCCAGCATCAGAAAGCTGGAGTAGGTGCCGTTGAGCAACTGCTCCGCCGCGGCGCCCATGTCCATGCCCTTGAGGTACAGGTAGAGCACGGAGCCGCCGATCATCGCGTGGCCGATGGGCACGCCAAGAAGACTGAGCGCCACGATGACGTAGAGCGCCAGCGAAAAAGGACTGGTGAAATTCACAATGCGGATGAGGAAGAAGAGGGTGGTTGGTCCGTCAGTGGCGCGGGCCCGCGAACGAGTTGGCGCAGGCTCCGGGCAATCACGGCCACGACGAAGACCAGGTAGATGGCATACATCACATCCATGCGAATGCCCAGGTACGAGCTCTTCTCGACCTTCATGAAGCTCACGTAGGCGTACGAGGCCGGCAGCGACATGCCGAACAGCACGATCACGCCCAGCGCGGCAATGGCGCCGACGGCACGGCGCATGCGCGGGCCGGCATTCGCGGCGACGAAGTCCATGCGGATCTCGTCGGAATCCTTCAGTACGAAGGCCGCGCCCCAGAGCACCAGCCACAGCCACGCCGCCAGCGAAACCTCCGAGGTCCAGCCCACCGGCC containing:
- a CDS encoding TRAP transporter small permease, with the protein product MFDRALSLLHRFAEAVAALFLGVIFVAFIVQIALRYLFNWPVGWTSEVSLAAWLWLVLWGAAFVLKDSDEIRMDFVAANAGPRMRRAVGAIAALGVIVLFGMSLPASYAYVSFMKVEKSSYLGIRMDVMYAIYLVFVVAVIARSLRQLVRGPAPLTDQPPSSSSSAL
- a CDS encoding TRAP transporter large permease, yielding MNFTSPFSLALYVIVALSLLGVPIGHAMIGGSVLYLYLKGMDMGAAAEQLLNGTYSSFLMLAIPLFILAATIMSSGSILDRLLRFCNAIVGRFPGGLAQVNVLQSIVFATMSGSALADAAGSGKLMQEMMTKDGKYTPGFAAALSAVSSVIGPILPPSIPLVLYALVSGTSIGYLFIAGVLPGLLLGVVQMGLIYVLARRRRFPVEPRVPLREMPRITREALPALMLPVILLGCLYSGVTTPTEAAGIAAAYALLISVGLYRSMRWADLYQSLLSSARMSISIGMLIAGAMVFNYVITSENIPATLSTAMKGLELSPLGFLLLVNVLLLVLGAFLEGSTIILIMLPVLLPTATALGIDPVHFGVMAVLNIMIGLVTPPYGLLLFMMAKIANVSLMVLIRETFPFLMVMLAALALVTVWPDMVLLLPRLAGYTG